A genomic region of Anas acuta chromosome 1, bAnaAcu1.1, whole genome shotgun sequence contains the following coding sequences:
- the B3GALT5 gene encoding beta-1,3-galactosyltransferase 5 isoform X1, which yields MKIGGAWLGLLMGQGLLASTPRHFSNEWINMMDFRKLKILFFLGGVSCVSFCFTYMNLNKLCIFCEKKQNHLLPKKTSGRFQGNFLQLPDIDCHKNPPFLVLLVTSSYQNINARMAIRQTWGKERMVASKRLVTYFLLGTTVNLTQQADIIAESQKYKDIIQKDFIDTYYNLTLKTMMGVEWIHKFCNQSSFVMKTDTDVFVNVFYLTELLLRKNRTTGFFTGFLKLHDNPIRNKKSKWYVSIEEYSGNTYPPFCSGTGYVLSTDVASQIYNVSESTLFIKLEDVFIGLCLAKLNIHLEELHSEQTFFPDKITFSVSRFKKIVMCHQVKPSEQLSYWNHLVTEEHGGVL from the exons ATGAAGATAGGAGGAGCCTGGTTAGGTCTGCTAATGGGACAGGGCTTGCTGGCTTCAACACCCAGACATTTTTCCAACGAATGGATAAATATG atggATTTCAGAAAACtcaagattctttttttccttggaggGGTTAGCTGTGTCAGCTTCTGTTTTACGTACATGAATTTGAACAAACTCTGtatattctgtgaaaaaaagcagaatcacTTACTACCTAAAAAGACTTCTGGGAGATTCCAAGGAAACTTCTTGCAGCTCCCAGATATAGATTGCCATAAGAACCCACCTTTTCTCGTCCTCCTTGTGACATCTTCATACCAGAACATCAATGCCAGGATGGCCATCCGGCAAAcctgggggaaggagagaaTGGTGGCCAGCAAACGCCTTGTGACATATTTCCTCCTGGGAACCACTGTGAATCTCACACAGCAGGCTGACATCATTGCTGAAAGCCAAAAATACAAAGACATTATTCAAAAGGACTTTATAGACACATACTACAACCTGACTTTGAAGACCATGATGGGAGTTGAGTGGATTCACAAGTTTTGTAACCAGTCCAGCTTTGTGATGAAAACCGACACAGATGTGTTTGTCAATGTTTTTTACCTCACTGAGCTGCTTCTAAGGAAAAATAGGACCACAGGGTTCTTCACAGGCTTTTTAAAACTGCACGATAACCCCATAAGGAATAAAAAGAGTAAGTGGTACGTGAGCATAGAAGAATATTCAGGAAACACCTACCCACCGTTTTGTTCAGGAACTGGCTATGTTTTATCCACTGATGTTGCCAGTCAGATCTATAATGTTTCAGAGAGCACTTTGTTCATCAAACTGGAGGATGTATTCATAGGACTGTGCCTTGCCAAATTAAACATTCATCTGGAAGAGCTTCATTCAGAGCAGACATTTTTTCCAGACAAGATTACATTCTCTGTTTCTCGCTTTAAGAAAATTGTGATGTGCCATCAAGTAAAACCATCTGAACAGCTGAGCTATTGGAATCACTTAGTGACAGAAGAACACGGAGGAGTGCTCTAG
- the B3GALT5 gene encoding beta-1,3-galactosyltransferase 5 isoform X2 yields the protein MRVRERAADLQAQMDFRKLKILFFLGGVSCVSFCFTYMNLNKLCIFCEKKQNHLLPKKTSGRFQGNFLQLPDIDCHKNPPFLVLLVTSSYQNINARMAIRQTWGKERMVASKRLVTYFLLGTTVNLTQQADIIAESQKYKDIIQKDFIDTYYNLTLKTMMGVEWIHKFCNQSSFVMKTDTDVFVNVFYLTELLLRKNRTTGFFTGFLKLHDNPIRNKKSKWYVSIEEYSGNTYPPFCSGTGYVLSTDVASQIYNVSESTLFIKLEDVFIGLCLAKLNIHLEELHSEQTFFPDKITFSVSRFKKIVMCHQVKPSEQLSYWNHLVTEEHGGVL from the exons ATGCGCGTGAGGGAAAGAGCTGCAGATCTCCAAGCACAG atggATTTCAGAAAACtcaagattctttttttccttggaggGGTTAGCTGTGTCAGCTTCTGTTTTACGTACATGAATTTGAACAAACTCTGtatattctgtgaaaaaaagcagaatcacTTACTACCTAAAAAGACTTCTGGGAGATTCCAAGGAAACTTCTTGCAGCTCCCAGATATAGATTGCCATAAGAACCCACCTTTTCTCGTCCTCCTTGTGACATCTTCATACCAGAACATCAATGCCAGGATGGCCATCCGGCAAAcctgggggaaggagagaaTGGTGGCCAGCAAACGCCTTGTGACATATTTCCTCCTGGGAACCACTGTGAATCTCACACAGCAGGCTGACATCATTGCTGAAAGCCAAAAATACAAAGACATTATTCAAAAGGACTTTATAGACACATACTACAACCTGACTTTGAAGACCATGATGGGAGTTGAGTGGATTCACAAGTTTTGTAACCAGTCCAGCTTTGTGATGAAAACCGACACAGATGTGTTTGTCAATGTTTTTTACCTCACTGAGCTGCTTCTAAGGAAAAATAGGACCACAGGGTTCTTCACAGGCTTTTTAAAACTGCACGATAACCCCATAAGGAATAAAAAGAGTAAGTGGTACGTGAGCATAGAAGAATATTCAGGAAACACCTACCCACCGTTTTGTTCAGGAACTGGCTATGTTTTATCCACTGATGTTGCCAGTCAGATCTATAATGTTTCAGAGAGCACTTTGTTCATCAAACTGGAGGATGTATTCATAGGACTGTGCCTTGCCAAATTAAACATTCATCTGGAAGAGCTTCATTCAGAGCAGACATTTTTTCCAGACAAGATTACATTCTCTGTTTCTCGCTTTAAGAAAATTGTGATGTGCCATCAAGTAAAACCATCTGAACAGCTGAGCTATTGGAATCACTTAGTGACAGAAGAACACGGAGGAGTGCTCTAG